A single region of the Branchiostoma floridae strain S238N-H82 unplaced genomic scaffold, Bfl_VNyyK Sc7u5tJ_218, whole genome shotgun sequence genome encodes:
- the LOC118408596 gene encoding protein shisa-5-like, which produces MIATLSTLLVVLGAASAEYCSGYTDAFGDYNSGFSCPRNSLFSFNNDDHDDIYCCGTSTYKYCCSWRSGGFNVGTIMGGLFAVFVLIVIITVISCYLCSCCVIYKRRQASRAHVITTAVGGGPVVMTTTSTTYPAGPQPYPQGPQTYPHGPQTYPQGTYPQGPQPYPLAYPGSQPYPGAQPYPAAQPYPGAAQYPGAPGSEAPPPYASATGFPAVKDPAYPPPAPLPYPN; this is translated from the exons ATGATCGCCACACTGTCGACACTTCTGGTGGTTCTAGGCGCAG CATCAGCTGAGTACTGCAGCGGCTACACAGACGCGTTCGGAGACTACAACTCAGGCTTCAGCTGCCCGCGCAATTCCCTCTTCAGCTTCAACAATGACGACCACGATGACATCTACTGCTGCGGTACCAGCACATACAAGTACTGCTGCAGCTGGAGATCtgg ggGCTTTAACGTCGGCACTATCATGGGCGGCCTGTTCGCTGTGTTTGTCCTGATTGTCATCATCACGGTGATCTCCTGCTACCTGTGCAGCTGCTGTGTTATTTACAAGCGGCGCCAGGCTAGCCGCGCCCATGTCATCACTACTGCAGTTG GTGGTGGTCCTGTTGTCATGACAACTACCTCCACAACCTATCCGGCAGGACCACAGCCCTACCCCCAGGGACCACAGACCTACCCCCATGGACCACAGACCTACCCTCAGGGGACCTACCCTCAGGGACCACAGCCCTACCCCCTGGCTTATCCAGGAAGCCAGCCCTACCCTGGGGCACAGCCTTACCCTGCTGCCCAGCCCTACCCAGGTGCTGCTCAGTACCCAGGGGCCCCTGGGTCAGAGGCACCCCCTCCCTATGCCTCAGCTACAGGCTTCCCGGCTGTGAAGGATCCAGCCTACCCCCCACCGGCCCCCCTCCCCTATCCCAACTGA